The genomic DNA CACTGTCGCCGGCTCTGCGGCCCACACCTTCACCCCCGGTGCGGACTCCCCCACGGCGATGGCGGTGCCCGACAGCAAACCGCCGCCGCCCACCGGCACGATGATGCGGTCCAGTTCCGCCGTCTGGTCCAGCAGTTCCAGGGCAGCGGTTCCCTGGCCGGCGATCACCCGGGGATCGTCGTAAGGATGTATAAAGGAGGCTCCAGTCTCTACCTGCAGGCGGGCGGCGGCCTCTTCCCGGGCCCCTTGGGTCGCGCCACACTCCACCACCGTCGCGCCATAACCGCGCACCGCCGCCACCTTGACCTCAGGCGCCCCGTCGGGCATCACCACCCAGGAAGGAATCCCGCGCTCTCGCGCCGCCAACGCCAGAGCCGCGCCGTGATTGCCGGACGAATGGGTGAGCACTCCGCGGGCGGCTTGACCCTCGGTCAGCGAGAACACCGAGTTACAGGCACCGCGAAATTTGAAGGCTCCGGCGCGCTGAAGATTCTCGGCCTTGAAAAAGAGGGTCGCCCCGAAGCGACGGTTGAGAGAACGAGAGGTCAGCACCGGTGTGCGGTGAGCCCAGGGGGCAATTCGAACCGCCGCCGCCCGCATGTCCGCCAGATCGGGAAGGGACTCGGAGGCAAAGGACGCCGGCTTCATAGGCCGTTTCTAACACGAGAACGACCGAACCGGCTCGCGAGAGAATCCGGCCCCCCGGCACAGGCGTTTCTCGCGAAGAATTCAATATTCCCGAATAATACGCCTTGCTTATCAACGCGAGGGCCGATATCATCCAACCCTCTATGGGTGTTCGAAGCGAGGCGAAGTCGGTGGTCGACCAGATCCGCCGCCACCTCGCCGAAAAAGAGCTTTCCGGTGTCGACCTGGAAGAGCGACTGGCCAAGGCCGATGGTTGGTGGGAGGAGGTGATCGCAGGCGACATCGCCCTCACCCTGGAAGACCTCTTCGGGTGCCTTGAGACCCTGGGGATCGAGCCGGCGGACTTCTCGGCCGAGGTGTACGGCCTGATGAAAGCCGATCCGATCCAAAGGGAAGCCCTCGGGCGCGAGTTGGCTCCGGGCGTTTACGAGGAAGCGGTCAACCGGTTCTTCGAGCTAGTCGCCCGTCGAGCCCTGCGGGTCGAGGAATCGAATGGACCGGATTTGGACGGCAACTCGACCCACTGAGTCACTTTCTTGGGTGAGAGTCTTTTCTGGCCGACGGTGATCCGCCCGGCGGCTTTTTGAAGGATATTCAGTACTTTTCGTCGAGAAGACTAAAGGGGAGCAAGACTGTCATGGGCCAGCGAACTCAGACTCCGGAACGGCGTTCGACGCAAGATCATCCCACCGAGGCCATCGACCAGATGATTGCCGGGGACTCGACCGGCGAGCAGCGCCGCCTCGCCGTGCGGCATCTTCTCCGCGGCTGCCCGCAATGCGCCTCGCGCACCGCCAACGCGCTGAGGGTCGCCAGCCAAGAGCCGCCGACGGAGCAAGATCTGGATTCGCTCTTCGATCGCCTGGTGAAGGGTTCCAGCGGAATGGTGGAGCGCGTCGAGCAGGAAGTGCGCGCCGCTCATCGTTTGCTCGACGACCTCGACTCCCTACCGGCGGGACGCCGGACGATGGTGATCCGCAGTTCCCCGCGCTACCACAACCGAGCCGTTTACCAGCTTCTCCTGGAGCGCAGTGTCGAGATGCGTCGGCAAGATGCCGCCACCACCCTGCAGTTGGCGGAGTTGGCCTTGATCGTTGCCTACGAACTTGACGACCTGGACTTTGCGGACCTCAAGGCGCGAGCCCTCCTGGAGGTCGCCAATGCCCACCGGATCTCGAACGACATGCGATCCGCCGAGAAAGCATTCGGCCTGGCTTCTCAGCTCATCGAACTGGAAGTGGCCGATCCACGACTTGGAGCACAGTTCGCCTACCTCCTCGCTTCTCTGCGCAGCCAACAGCAACGCAAACAGGAAGCCTTGGAACTCCTTGCGGAAGCCGAGCGCCTGTTCCGCCGGCTCGGTGACCAACCGGCAGCGGCCCAGTGCCTGTTCAAGAGGTCGATCATCTGCTCGGACGAAGTCGAGGTCTCGTTGGCCGCCGCTTGGGAAGGCCTTCGGCTGCTCGGGCCCGAAGCGGCTTTCGAAGATCTCCTACCGGGAATTCACAATTTGATCGACTCGGTGGTGCAGAGCGGCAACTGCGAAGCCGCTCAACGGATGATCCGCACGGCTCTTCCCGTTTATCGAGTGGGCGGTAGAGAACTGGATCTCTTCCGCCTGGAGTGGAACGAAGCACGCATCGAACGGCAACTCGGCAACCTGGAGGCGAGCGAGCAGTTGTTCCTCTCATTGCAGGAACGCTTCGCGGACCGCGACTTGCCGCACGACGTTGCACTCGTTTCTTTGGATCTGGCCGAGATCTACGCCCACCAAGGGCGGACCTCCGACCTGCAGGAGCTAGCGGCCGAAATGGCGATCGTCTTTCAAAGCTTGGACGTGGTGCCGGAAACTCTCGCCAGCCTGGCCATGCTCCAACAGGCCGTCGCCCGCGATGCACAAACCCTGAGCCGCATTCGGCAACTGGCGGATCAGGTGGACAGTCTCCGTCGGGCGAACTGAGGCCCGGCGCCGTTCCCCTGGCGCGGCCTCCCCTCCTCGGTGAGTTCGTCGAGCCTACAGGCAGCACTTTGCCTGGCCTTTGAAGCTTGGCCTTTGAAGAAAGGGTCGAGGGCCTGCCGACGCGGCGGCTCGTACAGGGATGACGTACCTGCACGAGCCAAACAAGCCACGGCTCCTAATAAGGTACACCTGCCACCGAGTTTCCTAGCGGTCAGACGCACCGGAGGGATCGATCTTAGAACCGACCTCCCCTCGATCCTGTGTCCCGGGCTCTTCGGCCACTCCGGGCGCATCTTCGGCGGGTCGAGCATCGGCTGCTCCGAAGAGCGACTTCACCCAATTCCACAAGCCTTCGAGCAGAGCCGGCTCGACCGAGCGCTCCACAGCGGTAACTCGATCCACCGTTTCCGGTAGGGCCTGCACGGTGGTGACCATCGAGAACGAGACGACCAAGGCGATTGCGGCGAACACTGACCAACCTTTGCGCATGACTACCTCCTAGGCAGAATATTCAGACCGCGACGAAATGCCACGCTCCTGTGTAAGTCAAGGTGAGCGCCGGCTCGAAAAGAGGGCAAGCTGTAGCGACCCGGTCGTTTCCTGCTTCATTTCGAAAGCTCTCGCCCCTCAAGCGCGCTATCGTTCGGCCTATGCCTAGACACCCCCATTACGCCCCGGTGCTGGAAGACCTCGATAGTTCGGTCTTCTCAGCGCTGGCGGCCCGCATCTCTGCCTTCCAAGGTGAGACCTATCCGCTCCATGTGGGAGACACCTGGCTGGAGCCAGCCGTCGGAGCCCGCATGGAGGACTTGACCGTGGCGGCGCATCCGGGAATGCACCGCTACGCTTCCCCCCATGGCCTCCCGGCGCTCGTCGACCGCCTCGCCCAACGAGTCGCGGACCGCACCGGGATGGCGACGGTTGGCGAGTCGGTGCTGTTGACCACCGGTGCGACCGGTGCTCTCGGCGCCGTGGCCGGCGCCCTCTTGGAGCCCGGCGATGAAGTGTTGATCCTCGCCCCGTACTGGCCCCTGATTCCCGGCATCGTGCGGGCCTTCCACGGTCGTCCGGTGGCGGTGCCGTTCTTCGAATCGGCTGAACCGGCGGGCGACGTCCTGGAACGTCTCGCCGGGGCGGCGAGCGACCGCACCGTCGCTCTCTATCTCAACACCCCCAACAACCCTACCGGGCAGGTGATCCCGAAGCAGTTGATGGAAGCGATCGTTGCCCTCGCCCGGCAGCGTGGATGGTGGCTGTGGTCCGACGAAGTCTATGAAGACCTGCTCTTCCAGGGAGAGCAAGTGTACTGCCGAACCCTGGCGCCGGAGCGCACGTTCTCGGCCTACTCCTTCTCCAAGGCCTACGGCATGGCCGGCAACCGCTGTGGCTATCTGGTGGGACCTCCCGACGGCATGGGCGAAGTTCGAAAGATTTCGACCCACACCTTCTACAGCAGTCCCACGGCGGGGCAACTCGCGGCCTTGGCGGCCCTCGGGGAAAGCGGCCAGGAGTGGCTGCGGAAGGCGAAGGAACGCTATGCCGCGACCGGCCAACGTGTCGCCGAACGGCTCGGCCAGCGCCCACCGGCTGGCGGTACCTTCCTGTTTCTGGATGTCGCGGAGCACCTCGACGAGCGAGGCCTGCTCGGCTTCCTGGAGGATTGCGCAGACCGCGGCTTGTTCCTCGCGCCGGGTCCGTCCTGCGGCCCGTACCCCACACACCTGCGGCTGTGTTTCACCTCAGCCCCACCGGACATCGTGGAGCGGGGAGTTTCGGTACTACGAGAGATGCTCTCGTAGTACCGCGGACCGACGGAGCGACGGGCTACTACCCAAACGCTCCGAACGAGCCGAAAATAAGAACTTGTGATAAAATGATGGCCTGCTGTATATATCTTTTTCCTCTCCGCCGTCTTTCGTTCCTACGTTTCTCGCTCTTCGGAGTTGCCTGACTCGACGTTCAGCGCCAACCGGTCGTTTTCGCTGGATGGGCTTTGCGCGCTGAAAACTGTCGTTCTCCCAAGCCGATCGAAGCGATCGCCGGCGGCGGTCAAAGAGTCACCCACGGGAGTTTGGACACGAGTGCATTCCTGGAGGAAAGATGCTTTCCACCCGCTCTGCAGGACCGATTGAAATCGTTGCCCTCACCGGCGACATCGACGCGGCTTCGACTCCTTCGCTACGTAGCGAACTGGCGGCGCTGGTGGATTCGGGAAAGCTGCTGCTGATTCTGAATCTCTCGAAGGTGCGCATCGTCGACTCAAGCGCCCTGCGGCTGTTCGTCGTGCTCGTCCAGCACTGCCGCGCCGAAGACGGGGACGTTGCCCTCGCCTGCCCCACTCCCACAGTGCGTTCGATCCTGCATCTCACTCAGTTGAATCGTGTACTAGAGGTCTTCGATTCCGAGGAGCTCGCGATCGGCCGGCTCTCCCCGAATTAAGTAGCGGCTGAGGGCGCCGCCTCGCCGGGGGCGCCCCGCCCCTTCACCTCGGTCCTGCTATCAGCGAGATTCTAGGACGGCTGCTGGTCCGGCGGGGTTGCCAGACCACCGGCTTCGACGTACTGGAGAACGGACACTCCCACCCGTCGCTCGAAGCGCTGGCAGTAAGACTCCACCTGCCCGACCGGCTCGTCGAGGAAGATGCGCTCGATGCGGAAGAGCGGCACGAACATGGTCGACAAGCCCAGGCTCGGATCATCGTCCCGGGCGGCCTGCACCACCCAATCGTCGAAAGACGACACGTTGATGCCGCGCAGGGTCACGCCGGCCACCCCGAGTTCGCCGAGCACACCCCACAATTTCTCCGTGGGATTGACCAGGTGCGCCAGGATGACGTCGCCCGGCGCGATCAAGGGGATGCCTTTTCGGACAGTTCGAGCAGCACCCCGCCGGCGCTCTTGGGGTGCACGAACTGCACCCAGCAGCCACCGGCGCCGCGGGTCGGTTCCGGCCGCAGCACCCGGTAGCCCTGCTCACGGAGGGCCGCATCGTCGGCCTTGACATCGCTCGACGCCAAACACAGGTGGTGGATCCCCGGGCCGCGGCTGTCCAGAAACTTCGCTACCGGCGAATCCGGGGAGGTCGCTTCCAAGAGTTCGATGTGGGTGTTGCCGCAATCGATCATCGCCACCCGCACGCCCTCCTGGGGCACCTCTTCGATCGCCTCGATCTCCAGGCCGAGGGTGCGGTAGAACCCCTTCGCCTCGTCGATGGAGTGCACCGCAATACCGATGTGGTCGACCCCGTGAATCATGACGCCTCCTCGCCGGGAATCACCCCGCCATCGATCACGCCTTCGAACAAGCGATCCGCCACCCGGTAGGGGTCGCTTCCTTCTTCCATTCCACGATGCACCTCACGGGTTAGACCCACCTGGCGGTCCGCCGCCTGCAGGATGCGGTGTTTCAGGATGGCCTCCACCCGCAGGCGGAGGCGCGCTTCCCGCCGCTCCTCGAGGCGGCCGCTGTCGTGCAGCCAGGCGCGATGGCGCTCGATTTCTTCGAGCACCTTCGGCACCCCCTCGCCGAGGGAAGCGATCGTCTTCAAGATCGGCGGCGGCCAGTCTGGATGATGCTCCGCCAGGCCGAGCATCGACTCGAGGTCGCGAGCGGTGCGGTGAACGCCGTCGCGGTCCGCCTTGTTGATCACGAAGACATCGGCAATCTCCATGATGCCGGCCTTGATCGCCTGGATATCGTCTCCCAGCCCCGGCAGCGTGATCACCACCACCGTATCGACGCTACGAACAATGTCCACCTCGTCCTGGCCGACGCCGACGGTCTCCACCAGCACCCAGTCGAAACCGGCGGCATCGAGCACGTCGATGGCGTCGTGGGTCGCACGCGCCAGCCCGCCCATCGCGCCGCGGGTCGCCATCGACCGAATGTAGGCACCGGAGTCTAGGTAAAGGGACTGCATGCGGATGCGATCGCCCAAGATCGCGCCGCCGGTGTATGGGCTCGATGGATCGACCGCCAGCACACCGACGGTCTCGTCGCGTTCCCGACACAGCCGAGCGAAGCGATCCACCAAGGTGGACTTGCCGGCCCCCGGCGGGCCAGTGAAACCGACCACTCGAGCGCGACCGGTGAGCGGGGCAATGCGTTCGACCAGTTCACGCTGGCCGGCACCGCCGTTCTCCACCCGCGAGACGGCCCGGGCGACGAAACGCGTTCTCCGCTCGCGCAGGCCGGCCAGCAGATCTTCGAGGGGTAGTTCGCGGCGCCGTGGGGCCACCCCGGCGGAGGGCTCCGACATCAAGCGCCTTTGAGAAGCTGGCGAGCGATCACCAAACGCTGGATCTCGCTGGTACCCTCGCCGATGGTGCAGATCTTCGAGTCGCGGAAGTACTTCTCCGCCCGATAGTCTTTGATGAAGCCGTAACCGCCGTGAATCTGTACCCCGCGTTCGGAGCAAAAAACCGCCGTTTCGCTGGTGTAGAGCTTGGCCTCGGCAGACAACTTGGTCACCCGCTCGCCGCGATCCATCGCTACTGCCGCCCGCAGGGTCAGCGCCTCGGCGGCGGCGATGCGAGTCGCCATCTCGGCGAAGTAGAAGCGGATCGCCTGGAACTGGCTGATCGCCTTGCCGAACTGCTCACGCTCCTTGGCATACTCCCGCGCCGCCTCGAAGGAGCCATTGGCGATCGACAGGCCGAGGGCGGCGATCGAGATGCGCCCACCGTCGAGAATGCCCAGGGCCTGCTGGAAACCGGTGCCCTCCTCGCCGAGCAGGTAGTCGTCCGGCACGAAGCAGTTCTCCATCACCACCTCGGCGGTGTCCGAGGCGCGGCAACCGAGCTTGTTCTCCTTCTTGCCGGGGCGGAAGCCCTCCATCGCGTGCTCCACTACAAAGGCCGAGACATTGCGATGGCGACCGGCGTCCGGGTCGGTCACCGCAAAGACCACGCACACATCGCCGACGGAACCGTGGGTGGTGAAGGTCTTGGCGCCGTTCAAGACCCAGCCGCCGTCTACCCGCTCGGCCTTGGTGCGGGTTCCGGCGGCATCGGATCCGGCGTCCGGTTCGGTCAGGCTCCAGGCGCCGATTTTCTCGCCGGAGGCGAGCGGCGTCACCCAGCGCCGGCGCTGCTCTTCGGTGCCGTACTTGAAGATGTGATTGGTGCAGAGCGAATTGTGAGCCGCCACGCTCAGGGCGACGGAGGGATCCACCTTGCCGATCTCATTGAGGATCAGGACATACTCGACGTAGCCGAGGTCCGCCCCTCCCAACTCCTCCGGGAACAGGATTCCCAGAAAGCCCAGTTCACCGGCCTTGGCGAAGAGTTCCCTCGGAAATTTCTGCGCCTCGTCGATCTCCTCGACCAGCGGATCGATTTCCTTGCGGGCAAAATCCCGCGCCGCGTCACGAATCGCCCGCTGCTCGGAGGTGAGAGAAAAATCGATCGTCGGAGAGTCTTCGGCCACGGCGTTCATAGCACCTCGGGAATGGGAGGGTGGACAGTGCGCGCGGAGCCGCGCGGCAGGTTAATGGCTGGCAGAATGCTATCGCGCGGGAGCCGAGTCCCGCAACGGCGAAGACCGCCTGCCGCGCGCCTTCGCTAGGCTCACACCGGTGTAGTAGTGATCGAGGATCTGCCGGTAGGTCAGGTCGCGCAGCGCCATGGCGAAGGCCCCGTTCTGGCACATGCCCACGCCGTGCCCCAGCCCGCCGCCGGAGAACAAGTACCCGGGCTCGCCGTTCCTGGAGCGGGTGCGCCGGACGGTGAACAGCGTATCCGGCAGATCGAGGGTCCAGCGCACGGCGAGACCGGTGACCTCTTCCTGACGGTTCTCGGTGCCGCGCAGCCGGAGGCGCGACACCCGGCCGGACACCCCGGTCTCCAACACCTCGAAGCCGCTGAATCCGAGGCCTGGATAGCGCTCCTCCACCCGTTTCGCCAACCGGTGATCCGAACGAAAGCGCGTCCAGGAGCGCCAGCGGTTGGCGGGCAGTCGAAAGGTCCTCCCGTCGACGGCCTGGAGCACCGCCACCGGGCGGCCGCCAAAACGCACCCACTGGACCGGATCTCCAGGCCACAGGGAAACGCCGCCGGAGCGGAGTTCCGAACCACGGCGTCTGAAGGTGGCGACGTCGCGCGGCAACTCGAGTACGGATTCGCCGGTGGCCGTCCGCACCGTCCAGCGGCGGCCCTCCAGGGTGTGGTGGATACCGCTCACGATCTCCACTAGACCGGTGACCCTAGCGACCGACCAGACCACCGTCTCGACCTCGGAAGGAGAAAGGCTCTCGCCGTCCTCTCCATTCCACAGACCGCTCGCCAGCAGCGCCGCCGCCCGCCGCCGCTCCACGGCGCTCCACTCGGCCGGCGGCCGCGCCACCAGATCCGGTAGCGCCATCTCGGTGCGGGGATCGAGCAGGAGATCGAGCAGGGC from Acidobacteriota bacterium includes the following:
- the mce gene encoding methylmalonyl-CoA epimerase gives rise to the protein MIHGVDHIGIAVHSIDEAKGFYRTLGLEIEAIEEVPQEGVRVAMIDCGNTHIELLEATSPDSPVAKFLDSRGPGIHHLCLASSDVKADDAALREQGYRVLRPEPTRGAGGCWVQFVHPKSAGGVLLELSEKASP
- a CDS encoding pyridoxal-phosphate dependent enzyme, producing the protein MKPASFASESLPDLADMRAAAVRIAPWAHRTPVLTSRSLNRRFGATLFFKAENLQRAGAFKFRGACNSVFSLTEGQAARGVLTHSSGNHGAALALAARERGIPSWVVMPDGAPEVKVAAVRGYGATVVECGATQGAREEAAARLQVETGASFIHPYDDPRVIAGQGTAALELLDQTAELDRIIVPVGGGGLLSGTAIAVGESAPGVKVWAAEPATVDDAYRSFRAGRREAAGPGPTVADGLRTTLSPRTFRALKERVSDVIRVEERDIIEAMRWAWERLKTVIEPSAAVPLAALLAKAPTSEERIGIVLTGGNVDLQRLPWSV
- a CDS encoding STAS domain-containing protein; protein product: MLSTRSAGPIEIVALTGDIDAASTPSLRSELAALVDSGKLLLILNLSKVRIVDSSALRLFVVLVQHCRAEDGDVALACPTPTVRSILHLTQLNRVLEVFDSEELAIGRLSPN
- the meaB gene encoding methylmalonyl Co-A mutase-associated GTPase MeaB; amino-acid sequence: MSEPSAGVAPRRRELPLEDLLAGLRERRTRFVARAVSRVENGGAGQRELVERIAPLTGRARVVGFTGPPGAGKSTLVDRFARLCRERDETVGVLAVDPSSPYTGGAILGDRIRMQSLYLDSGAYIRSMATRGAMGGLARATHDAIDVLDAAGFDWVLVETVGVGQDEVDIVRSVDTVVVITLPGLGDDIQAIKAGIMEIADVFVINKADRDGVHRTARDLESMLGLAEHHPDWPPPILKTIASLGEGVPKVLEEIERHRAWLHDSGRLEERREARLRLRVEAILKHRILQAADRQVGLTREVHRGMEEGSDPYRVADRLFEGVIDGGVIPGEEAS
- a CDS encoding acyl-CoA dehydrogenase family protein yields the protein MNAVAEDSPTIDFSLTSEQRAIRDAARDFARKEIDPLVEEIDEAQKFPRELFAKAGELGFLGILFPEELGGADLGYVEYVLILNEIGKVDPSVALSVAAHNSLCTNHIFKYGTEEQRRRWVTPLASGEKIGAWSLTEPDAGSDAAGTRTKAERVDGGWVLNGAKTFTTHGSVGDVCVVFAVTDPDAGRHRNVSAFVVEHAMEGFRPGKKENKLGCRASDTAEVVMENCFVPDDYLLGEEGTGFQQALGILDGGRISIAALGLSIANGSFEAAREYAKEREQFGKAISQFQAIRFYFAEMATRIAAAEALTLRAAVAMDRGERVTKLSAEAKLYTSETAVFCSERGVQIHGGYGFIKDYRAEKYFRDSKICTIGEGTSEIQRLVIARQLLKGA
- a CDS encoding pyridoxal phosphate-dependent aminotransferase, with protein sequence MPRHPHYAPVLEDLDSSVFSALAARISAFQGETYPLHVGDTWLEPAVGARMEDLTVAAHPGMHRYASPHGLPALVDRLAQRVADRTGMATVGESVLLTTGATGALGAVAGALLEPGDEVLILAPYWPLIPGIVRAFHGRPVAVPFFESAEPAGDVLERLAGAASDRTVALYLNTPNNPTGQVIPKQLMEAIVALARQRGWWLWSDEVYEDLLFQGEQVYCRTLAPERTFSAYSFSKAYGMAGNRCGYLVGPPDGMGEVRKISTHTFYSSPTAGQLAALAALGESGQEWLRKAKERYAATGQRVAERLGQRPPAGGTFLFLDVAEHLDERGLLGFLEDCADRGLFLAPGPSCGPYPTHLRLCFTSAPPDIVERGVSVLREMLS